One segment of Nomia melanderi isolate GNS246 chromosome 10, iyNomMela1, whole genome shotgun sequence DNA contains the following:
- the LOC143174181 gene encoding uncharacterized protein LOC143174181 isoform X1, whose translation MKKQRIFMNHSRSFLRDLNNSKSARSYSDENFINGGQNQTLELQKLSSSIICSANVTRQNFNDKSNASGTSNCDDDNNNIDDDNDDEFFKQIKLDIDRNLLLHSKENYKPNSIRQDIFSLRRKRPIIDEETQNIIKRFRKDSNINVSNFVQTPVDTSTKHCNCVIDSIMRSPHKVSTNIDVTGNVMRQDNLFTSKVLNTHLRNPNKYVFQMTSRMKKNNILPLPKDKTTVLHTECEEVLQYEMIYLTPPNNLNEDQ comes from the exons atgaaaaaacaaagaatattcATGAATCATTCGAGATCATTTTTGCGAGATTTAAACAATAGCAAAAGCGCTCGAAGTTACTCCgatgaaaactttataaatggtGGACAGAATCAAACATTAGAATTGCAGAAATTAAGTTCAA GTATAATATGTTCTGCCAATGTTACTAGacaaaattttaatgataaatcaAATGCCTCCGGCACATCGAATTGTGATGACGATAATAACAATATCGATGACGACAATGACgacgaattttttaaacaaataaagctTGACATTGATAGGAATCTTTTATT ACactcaaaagaaaattataaacctAACAGTATTCGACAGGATATTTTTTCATTGAGAAGGAAAAGACCTATAATTGATGAGGAAActcagaatataattaaaagatttAGGAAAGactcaaatataaatgtttcaaattttgttcAAACACCAGTTGATACAAGTACCAAACATTGCAATTGTGTCATTGACAGTATTATGAGAAGCCCACACAAAGTATCAACAAACATAGATGTTACTGGAAATGTGATGAGGCAGGACAATCTGTTTACATCTAAAGTTTTAAATACACACTTGAG AAATcctaataaatatgtattccaAATGACCTCAAGgatgaaaaagaataatattttaccatTACCTAAGGATAAAACAACTGTCCTTCATACAGAATGTGAAGAAGTTTTACAATATGAAATGATATATTTAACACCcccaaataatttaaatgaagatcaataa
- the LOC143174181 gene encoding uncharacterized protein LOC143174181 isoform X2, protein MCAFSIICSANVTRQNFNDKSNASGTSNCDDDNNNIDDDNDDEFFKQIKLDIDRNLLLHSKENYKPNSIRQDIFSLRRKRPIIDEETQNIIKRFRKDSNINVSNFVQTPVDTSTKHCNCVIDSIMRSPHKVSTNIDVTGNVMRQDNLFTSKVLNTHLRNPNKYVFQMTSRMKKNNILPLPKDKTTVLHTECEEVLQYEMIYLTPPNNLNEDQ, encoded by the exons ATGTGTGCTTTTA GTATAATATGTTCTGCCAATGTTACTAGacaaaattttaatgataaatcaAATGCCTCCGGCACATCGAATTGTGATGACGATAATAACAATATCGATGACGACAATGACgacgaattttttaaacaaataaagctTGACATTGATAGGAATCTTTTATT ACactcaaaagaaaattataaacctAACAGTATTCGACAGGATATTTTTTCATTGAGAAGGAAAAGACCTATAATTGATGAGGAAActcagaatataattaaaagatttAGGAAAGactcaaatataaatgtttcaaattttgttcAAACACCAGTTGATACAAGTACCAAACATTGCAATTGTGTCATTGACAGTATTATGAGAAGCCCACACAAAGTATCAACAAACATAGATGTTACTGGAAATGTGATGAGGCAGGACAATCTGTTTACATCTAAAGTTTTAAATACACACTTGAG AAATcctaataaatatgtattccaAATGACCTCAAGgatgaaaaagaataatattttaccatTACCTAAGGATAAAACAACTGTCCTTCATACAGAATGTGAAGAAGTTTTACAATATGAAATGATATATTTAACACCcccaaataatttaaatgaagatcaataa
- the Lon gene encoding lon protease homolog, mitochondrial isoform X2, with protein sequence MYSTNKTNTYFTNQRLDFQESSTSIRPSQCRRTDITECLGSLTKSTHGRRHTAAVIPIRSFATKKFSDREPPSENDGDPLEDPTSLPATVVVPEVWPHVPVIAVNRNPVFPRFIKLIEISNPVLMDLIRRKVKLNQPYIGVFLKKAEDNEAEVVQNLNDIYPVGTFAQIHEVQDLGNRLRLVVMAHRRIKIVGQILEDLTQKSTHHMKLTFPLLNTTIHVPVDDTVTTSKPSRRSLLRNKSETKISEAEKAKKIEETSTPDNKEVVNPPESTEEKLDSAEPDSTQTETTSTQPLLMVEVVNVTHEKFRQTEEIKALTQELIKTIRDIISMNPLYRESLQQMLHQGQRVVDNPVYLSDLGAALTGAEAQELQEVLEEMDISKRLRLSLALLKKEYELSKLQQKIGREVEEKVKQQHRKYILHEQLKVIKKELGLEKDDKDAIAEKYRERIRSKTVPKAVMDVLEEELNKLNFLESHSSEFNVTRNYLDWLTSMPWGVTSPENLNLQQAIEILDKDHYGMEDIKKRILEFIAVSQLKGSTQGKILCFHGPPGVGKTSIAKSISRALNREYFRFSVGGMTDVAEIKGHRRTYVGAMPGKIIQCLKKTKTENPLVLIDEVDKIGKGHQGDPASALLEMLDPEQNANFLDHYLDVSVDLSKVLFICTANIVDTIPEPLRDRMEMIDMSGYVAEEKLAIAKQYLVPQSMNNSGLSNTQITIDDSALNSLIKFYCRESGVRNLQKHIEKVHRKVAFKVVKKEAEKIDVTAENLHDFVGKPVFTHDRMYEVTPPGVVMGLAWTAMGGSTLFIETTIRKPSLKKSEGTFEATGHLGDVMKESIQIAMTVARRFLNEVDPGNTFLYDSHLHLHVPEGATPKDGPSAGITIAIAFISLAKNKPIRQNIAMTGELSLMGRVLPVGGIKEKTIAAKRVGVNCVILPEENKKDFNDLPKYITDGLEVHFASTFADVYHVCFTEAQESEALDSDNSANLNIPTSRAAPLLGKSDNHTA encoded by the exons ATGTATAGCACCAATAAAACAAATACGTATTTCAc AAATCAACGTTTGGACTTTCAAGAATCATCGACTTCTATACGACCATCGCAATGCCGAAGAACTGATATTACCGAGTGTCTTGGATCGCTTACTAAAAGCACACATGGTCGTCGTCACACTGCTGCTGTCATTCCCATAAGATCATTCGCTACTAAAAAATTTAGTGATAGGGAACCTCCAAG TGAAAATGATGGAGATCCCCTTGAGGATCCAACTTCATTACCGGCTACTGTTGTTGTTCCAGAGGTATGGCCTCATGTGCCCGTTATAGCTGTTAATAGGAATCCGGTGTTTCCCagatttataaaacttattgAGATTAGCAACCCAGTTCTCATGGATTTAATACGCAGGAAAGTTAAATTGAATCAGCCTTATATCGGTGTCTTCTTGAAGAAGGCAGAAGA TAATGAAGCTGAAGttgtacaaaatttgaatgataTTTACCCTGTTGGCACATTTGCACAAATACATGAAGTACAAGATTTAGGGAATCGGTTAAGATTAGTTGTAATGGCACATAGGAGGATTAAAATTGTTGGTCAAATTTTGGAAGATCTTACACAGAAATCTACACACC ACATGAAACTGACGTTTCCACTACTAAATACAACAATTCACGTCCCTGTAGACGATACTGTAACCACAAGCAAACCAAGTCGTAGATCATTATTACGCAACAAATCTGAAACTAAAATATCAGAAGCCGAGAAAGctaaaaagattgaagaaacaAGCACACCTGACAACAAAGAAGTGGTAAATCCACCAGAGAGCACAGAAGAAAAACTTGATTCAGCAGAACCTGATAGTACTCAGACTGAAACTACTAGTACACAACCATTGTTAATGGTAGAAGTAGTAAATGTTACACATGAGAAATTTAGACAAACCGAAGAAATTAAG GCTCTAACacaagaattaattaaaacaattcgaGACATAATAAGTATGAATCCATTGTACCGTGAATCTCTGCAACAAATGCTACATCAAGGTCAAAGGGTTGTAGACAATCCAGTCTATTTGAGTGATCTAGGTGCAGCTTTAACTGGAGCAGAAGCACAGGAACTGCAAGAAGTGTTAGAAGAAATGGAT ATCTCAAAAAGATTAAGATTATCACTTGCACTATTGAAGAAAGAATACGAATTGAGTAAATTGCAACAAAAGATTGGTAGAGAAGTAGAAGAAAAAGTCAAACAGCAGCACAGGAAATATATTCTTCATgaacaattaaaagtaatcaaaaAGGAATTGGGATTAGAGAAAGATGACAAAGACGCGATAGCCGAAAAGTATAGGGAACGAATAAGGTCGAAAACGGTTCCAAAAGCAGTGATGGATGTACTagaagaagaattaaataaattaaatttcttagagaGTCATAGTAGCGAATTCAA tgttacAAGAAATTATTTAGATTGGCTCACATCCATGCCATGGGGTGTGACTAGTCCAGAAAATTTAAATCTTCAACAAGCAATTGAGATATTAGATAAAGATCACTATGGAATGGAAGATATAAAGAAACGAATTTTGG aatttattgCGGTTAGTCAGTTAAAAGGTTCCACGCAAGggaaaatattatgtttccaCGGGCCACCGGGTGTCGGGAAAACATCAATAGCCAAATCGATTTCTCGTGCGCTTAATAGAGAGTACTTTAGATTTAGCGTCGGTGGAATGACAGATGTTGCAGAAATCAAAGGACATAGGCGAACGTATGTTGGAGCAATGCCTGGCAAAATTATCCAGTGCCTGAAGAAAACTAAAACTGAGAATCCATTGGTTCTTATAGACGAAGTGGATAAAATAGGAAA AGGTCATCAAGGCGATCCTGCGTCAGCCCTCCTTGAAATGTTAGACCCAGAACAAAATGCGAACTTCTTGGACCACTATCTGGACGTGTCCGTTGATCTTTCTAAAGTTCTCTTCATTTGTACAGCGAATATAGTTGACACGATCCCAGAACCTCTCAGAGATCGTATGGAAATGATAGACATGTCGGGTTATGTCGCAGAAGAGAAGCTCGCGATTGCCAAGCAGTATTTAGTGCCGCAATCCATGAACAATTCTGGCCTCTCTAACACCCAAATTACTATCGACGACAGTGCCctcaattcattaattaaattctactgTCGTGAATCAGGTGTCAGAAACTTGCAGAAACACATAGAGAAGGTCCATCGAAAGGTGGCATTTAAAGTGGTTAAGAAAGAAGCAGAGAAGATTGATGTAACCGCAGAGAACTTGCATGACTTCGTAGGGAAACCTGTGTTCACTCATGACAGAATGTACGAAGTGACTCCTCCTGGGGTTGTGATGGGTCTAGCATGGACAGCGATGGGTGGTTCCACCCTGTTCATTGAAACAACAATCAGAAAACCTAGTCTGAAGAAGTCAGAAGGCACTTTCGAGGCCACTGGACATTTGGGTGATGTGATGAAAGAGTCCATTCAGATAGCAATGACAGTTGCAAGGAGATTTTTGAACGAAGTAGATCCCGGTAACACTTTCCTTTATGATTCTCATTTACATTTGCACGTGCCTGAAGGTGCCACGCCGAAGGATGGTCCTAGTGCTGGTATAACTATTGCGATAGCGTTCATATCGCTTGCTAAAAATAAACCGATCCGACAAAACATTGCCATGACTGGTGAACTCAGTCTCATGGGCAGGGTTCTACCTGTTGGTGGTATTAAGGAGAAAACGATTGCT GCAAAACGAGTCGGTGTAAATTGCGTGATCCTGCCAGAGGAAAATAAGAAGGATTTCAATGATTTACCAAAATATATTACGGATGGTCTCGAAGTTCATTTTGCCTCTACTTTCGCAGACGTGTACCACGTATGTTTCACAGAAGCGCAGGAATCCGAAGCTCTTGATTCCGACAACTCAGCAAATCTTAATATACCAACTTCGCGAGCTGCGCCGCTTCTGGGTAAAAGTGATAACCATACTGCCTAG
- the Lon gene encoding lon protease homolog, mitochondrial isoform X1 produces MMRFVTAINFKMLPVFRHRVTIVRSFCRNQRLDFQESSTSIRPSQCRRTDITECLGSLTKSTHGRRHTAAVIPIRSFATKKFSDREPPSENDGDPLEDPTSLPATVVVPEVWPHVPVIAVNRNPVFPRFIKLIEISNPVLMDLIRRKVKLNQPYIGVFLKKAEDNEAEVVQNLNDIYPVGTFAQIHEVQDLGNRLRLVVMAHRRIKIVGQILEDLTQKSTHHMKLTFPLLNTTIHVPVDDTVTTSKPSRRSLLRNKSETKISEAEKAKKIEETSTPDNKEVVNPPESTEEKLDSAEPDSTQTETTSTQPLLMVEVVNVTHEKFRQTEEIKALTQELIKTIRDIISMNPLYRESLQQMLHQGQRVVDNPVYLSDLGAALTGAEAQELQEVLEEMDISKRLRLSLALLKKEYELSKLQQKIGREVEEKVKQQHRKYILHEQLKVIKKELGLEKDDKDAIAEKYRERIRSKTVPKAVMDVLEEELNKLNFLESHSSEFNVTRNYLDWLTSMPWGVTSPENLNLQQAIEILDKDHYGMEDIKKRILEFIAVSQLKGSTQGKILCFHGPPGVGKTSIAKSISRALNREYFRFSVGGMTDVAEIKGHRRTYVGAMPGKIIQCLKKTKTENPLVLIDEVDKIGKGHQGDPASALLEMLDPEQNANFLDHYLDVSVDLSKVLFICTANIVDTIPEPLRDRMEMIDMSGYVAEEKLAIAKQYLVPQSMNNSGLSNTQITIDDSALNSLIKFYCRESGVRNLQKHIEKVHRKVAFKVVKKEAEKIDVTAENLHDFVGKPVFTHDRMYEVTPPGVVMGLAWTAMGGSTLFIETTIRKPSLKKSEGTFEATGHLGDVMKESIQIAMTVARRFLNEVDPGNTFLYDSHLHLHVPEGATPKDGPSAGITIAIAFISLAKNKPIRQNIAMTGELSLMGRVLPVGGIKEKTIAAKRVGVNCVILPEENKKDFNDLPKYITDGLEVHFASTFADVYHVCFTEAQESEALDSDNSANLNIPTSRAAPLLGKSDNHTA; encoded by the exons atgatgcGTTTCGTGACAGCGATTAATTTCAAGATGTTGCCTGTTTTTCGGCACCGTGTGACGATTGTTCGATCCTTCTGCAGAAATCAACGTTTGGACTTTCAAGAATCATCGACTTCTATACGACCATCGCAATGCCGAAGAACTGATATTACCGAGTGTCTTGGATCGCTTACTAAAAGCACACATGGTCGTCGTCACACTGCTGCTGTCATTCCCATAAGATCATTCGCTACTAAAAAATTTAGTGATAGGGAACCTCCAAG TGAAAATGATGGAGATCCCCTTGAGGATCCAACTTCATTACCGGCTACTGTTGTTGTTCCAGAGGTATGGCCTCATGTGCCCGTTATAGCTGTTAATAGGAATCCGGTGTTTCCCagatttataaaacttattgAGATTAGCAACCCAGTTCTCATGGATTTAATACGCAGGAAAGTTAAATTGAATCAGCCTTATATCGGTGTCTTCTTGAAGAAGGCAGAAGA TAATGAAGCTGAAGttgtacaaaatttgaatgataTTTACCCTGTTGGCACATTTGCACAAATACATGAAGTACAAGATTTAGGGAATCGGTTAAGATTAGTTGTAATGGCACATAGGAGGATTAAAATTGTTGGTCAAATTTTGGAAGATCTTACACAGAAATCTACACACC ACATGAAACTGACGTTTCCACTACTAAATACAACAATTCACGTCCCTGTAGACGATACTGTAACCACAAGCAAACCAAGTCGTAGATCATTATTACGCAACAAATCTGAAACTAAAATATCAGAAGCCGAGAAAGctaaaaagattgaagaaacaAGCACACCTGACAACAAAGAAGTGGTAAATCCACCAGAGAGCACAGAAGAAAAACTTGATTCAGCAGAACCTGATAGTACTCAGACTGAAACTACTAGTACACAACCATTGTTAATGGTAGAAGTAGTAAATGTTACACATGAGAAATTTAGACAAACCGAAGAAATTAAG GCTCTAACacaagaattaattaaaacaattcgaGACATAATAAGTATGAATCCATTGTACCGTGAATCTCTGCAACAAATGCTACATCAAGGTCAAAGGGTTGTAGACAATCCAGTCTATTTGAGTGATCTAGGTGCAGCTTTAACTGGAGCAGAAGCACAGGAACTGCAAGAAGTGTTAGAAGAAATGGAT ATCTCAAAAAGATTAAGATTATCACTTGCACTATTGAAGAAAGAATACGAATTGAGTAAATTGCAACAAAAGATTGGTAGAGAAGTAGAAGAAAAAGTCAAACAGCAGCACAGGAAATATATTCTTCATgaacaattaaaagtaatcaaaaAGGAATTGGGATTAGAGAAAGATGACAAAGACGCGATAGCCGAAAAGTATAGGGAACGAATAAGGTCGAAAACGGTTCCAAAAGCAGTGATGGATGTACTagaagaagaattaaataaattaaatttcttagagaGTCATAGTAGCGAATTCAA tgttacAAGAAATTATTTAGATTGGCTCACATCCATGCCATGGGGTGTGACTAGTCCAGAAAATTTAAATCTTCAACAAGCAATTGAGATATTAGATAAAGATCACTATGGAATGGAAGATATAAAGAAACGAATTTTGG aatttattgCGGTTAGTCAGTTAAAAGGTTCCACGCAAGggaaaatattatgtttccaCGGGCCACCGGGTGTCGGGAAAACATCAATAGCCAAATCGATTTCTCGTGCGCTTAATAGAGAGTACTTTAGATTTAGCGTCGGTGGAATGACAGATGTTGCAGAAATCAAAGGACATAGGCGAACGTATGTTGGAGCAATGCCTGGCAAAATTATCCAGTGCCTGAAGAAAACTAAAACTGAGAATCCATTGGTTCTTATAGACGAAGTGGATAAAATAGGAAA AGGTCATCAAGGCGATCCTGCGTCAGCCCTCCTTGAAATGTTAGACCCAGAACAAAATGCGAACTTCTTGGACCACTATCTGGACGTGTCCGTTGATCTTTCTAAAGTTCTCTTCATTTGTACAGCGAATATAGTTGACACGATCCCAGAACCTCTCAGAGATCGTATGGAAATGATAGACATGTCGGGTTATGTCGCAGAAGAGAAGCTCGCGATTGCCAAGCAGTATTTAGTGCCGCAATCCATGAACAATTCTGGCCTCTCTAACACCCAAATTACTATCGACGACAGTGCCctcaattcattaattaaattctactgTCGTGAATCAGGTGTCAGAAACTTGCAGAAACACATAGAGAAGGTCCATCGAAAGGTGGCATTTAAAGTGGTTAAGAAAGAAGCAGAGAAGATTGATGTAACCGCAGAGAACTTGCATGACTTCGTAGGGAAACCTGTGTTCACTCATGACAGAATGTACGAAGTGACTCCTCCTGGGGTTGTGATGGGTCTAGCATGGACAGCGATGGGTGGTTCCACCCTGTTCATTGAAACAACAATCAGAAAACCTAGTCTGAAGAAGTCAGAAGGCACTTTCGAGGCCACTGGACATTTGGGTGATGTGATGAAAGAGTCCATTCAGATAGCAATGACAGTTGCAAGGAGATTTTTGAACGAAGTAGATCCCGGTAACACTTTCCTTTATGATTCTCATTTACATTTGCACGTGCCTGAAGGTGCCACGCCGAAGGATGGTCCTAGTGCTGGTATAACTATTGCGATAGCGTTCATATCGCTTGCTAAAAATAAACCGATCCGACAAAACATTGCCATGACTGGTGAACTCAGTCTCATGGGCAGGGTTCTACCTGTTGGTGGTATTAAGGAGAAAACGATTGCT GCAAAACGAGTCGGTGTAAATTGCGTGATCCTGCCAGAGGAAAATAAGAAGGATTTCAATGATTTACCAAAATATATTACGGATGGTCTCGAAGTTCATTTTGCCTCTACTTTCGCAGACGTGTACCACGTATGTTTCACAGAAGCGCAGGAATCCGAAGCTCTTGATTCCGACAACTCAGCAAATCTTAATATACCAACTTCGCGAGCTGCGCCGCTTCTGGGTAAAAGTGATAACCATACTGCCTAG
- the Lon gene encoding lon protease homolog, mitochondrial isoform X3, protein MMRFVTAINFKMLPVFRHRVTIVRSFCRNQRLDFQESSTSIRPSQCRRTDITECLGSLTKSTHGRRHTAAVIPIRSFATKKFSDREPPSENDGDPLEDPTSLPATVVVPEVWPHVPVIAVNRNPVFPRFIKLIEISNPVLMDLIRRKVKLNQPYIGVFLKKAEDNEAEVVQNLNDIYPVGTFAQIHEVQDLGNRLRLVVMAHRRIKIVGQILEDLTQKSTHHDTVTTSKPSRRSLLRNKSETKISEAEKAKKIEETSTPDNKEVVNPPESTEEKLDSAEPDSTQTETTSTQPLLMVEVVNVTHEKFRQTEEIKALTQELIKTIRDIISMNPLYRESLQQMLHQGQRVVDNPVYLSDLGAALTGAEAQELQEVLEEMDISKRLRLSLALLKKEYELSKLQQKIGREVEEKVKQQHRKYILHEQLKVIKKELGLEKDDKDAIAEKYRERIRSKTVPKAVMDVLEEELNKLNFLESHSSEFNVTRNYLDWLTSMPWGVTSPENLNLQQAIEILDKDHYGMEDIKKRILEFIAVSQLKGSTQGKILCFHGPPGVGKTSIAKSISRALNREYFRFSVGGMTDVAEIKGHRRTYVGAMPGKIIQCLKKTKTENPLVLIDEVDKIGKGHQGDPASALLEMLDPEQNANFLDHYLDVSVDLSKVLFICTANIVDTIPEPLRDRMEMIDMSGYVAEEKLAIAKQYLVPQSMNNSGLSNTQITIDDSALNSLIKFYCRESGVRNLQKHIEKVHRKVAFKVVKKEAEKIDVTAENLHDFVGKPVFTHDRMYEVTPPGVVMGLAWTAMGGSTLFIETTIRKPSLKKSEGTFEATGHLGDVMKESIQIAMTVARRFLNEVDPGNTFLYDSHLHLHVPEGATPKDGPSAGITIAIAFISLAKNKPIRQNIAMTGELSLMGRVLPVGGIKEKTIAAKRVGVNCVILPEENKKDFNDLPKYITDGLEVHFASTFADVYHVCFTEAQESEALDSDNSANLNIPTSRAAPLLGKSDNHTA, encoded by the exons atgatgcGTTTCGTGACAGCGATTAATTTCAAGATGTTGCCTGTTTTTCGGCACCGTGTGACGATTGTTCGATCCTTCTGCAGAAATCAACGTTTGGACTTTCAAGAATCATCGACTTCTATACGACCATCGCAATGCCGAAGAACTGATATTACCGAGTGTCTTGGATCGCTTACTAAAAGCACACATGGTCGTCGTCACACTGCTGCTGTCATTCCCATAAGATCATTCGCTACTAAAAAATTTAGTGATAGGGAACCTCCAAG TGAAAATGATGGAGATCCCCTTGAGGATCCAACTTCATTACCGGCTACTGTTGTTGTTCCAGAGGTATGGCCTCATGTGCCCGTTATAGCTGTTAATAGGAATCCGGTGTTTCCCagatttataaaacttattgAGATTAGCAACCCAGTTCTCATGGATTTAATACGCAGGAAAGTTAAATTGAATCAGCCTTATATCGGTGTCTTCTTGAAGAAGGCAGAAGA TAATGAAGCTGAAGttgtacaaaatttgaatgataTTTACCCTGTTGGCACATTTGCACAAATACATGAAGTACAAGATTTAGGGAATCGGTTAAGATTAGTTGTAATGGCACATAGGAGGATTAAAATTGTTGGTCAAATTTTGGAAGATCTTACACAGAAATCTACACACC ACGATACTGTAACCACAAGCAAACCAAGTCGTAGATCATTATTACGCAACAAATCTGAAACTAAAATATCAGAAGCCGAGAAAGctaaaaagattgaagaaacaAGCACACCTGACAACAAAGAAGTGGTAAATCCACCAGAGAGCACAGAAGAAAAACTTGATTCAGCAGAACCTGATAGTACTCAGACTGAAACTACTAGTACACAACCATTGTTAATGGTAGAAGTAGTAAATGTTACACATGAGAAATTTAGACAAACCGAAGAAATTAAG GCTCTAACacaagaattaattaaaacaattcgaGACATAATAAGTATGAATCCATTGTACCGTGAATCTCTGCAACAAATGCTACATCAAGGTCAAAGGGTTGTAGACAATCCAGTCTATTTGAGTGATCTAGGTGCAGCTTTAACTGGAGCAGAAGCACAGGAACTGCAAGAAGTGTTAGAAGAAATGGAT ATCTCAAAAAGATTAAGATTATCACTTGCACTATTGAAGAAAGAATACGAATTGAGTAAATTGCAACAAAAGATTGGTAGAGAAGTAGAAGAAAAAGTCAAACAGCAGCACAGGAAATATATTCTTCATgaacaattaaaagtaatcaaaaAGGAATTGGGATTAGAGAAAGATGACAAAGACGCGATAGCCGAAAAGTATAGGGAACGAATAAGGTCGAAAACGGTTCCAAAAGCAGTGATGGATGTACTagaagaagaattaaataaattaaatttcttagagaGTCATAGTAGCGAATTCAA tgttacAAGAAATTATTTAGATTGGCTCACATCCATGCCATGGGGTGTGACTAGTCCAGAAAATTTAAATCTTCAACAAGCAATTGAGATATTAGATAAAGATCACTATGGAATGGAAGATATAAAGAAACGAATTTTGG aatttattgCGGTTAGTCAGTTAAAAGGTTCCACGCAAGggaaaatattatgtttccaCGGGCCACCGGGTGTCGGGAAAACATCAATAGCCAAATCGATTTCTCGTGCGCTTAATAGAGAGTACTTTAGATTTAGCGTCGGTGGAATGACAGATGTTGCAGAAATCAAAGGACATAGGCGAACGTATGTTGGAGCAATGCCTGGCAAAATTATCCAGTGCCTGAAGAAAACTAAAACTGAGAATCCATTGGTTCTTATAGACGAAGTGGATAAAATAGGAAA AGGTCATCAAGGCGATCCTGCGTCAGCCCTCCTTGAAATGTTAGACCCAGAACAAAATGCGAACTTCTTGGACCACTATCTGGACGTGTCCGTTGATCTTTCTAAAGTTCTCTTCATTTGTACAGCGAATATAGTTGACACGATCCCAGAACCTCTCAGAGATCGTATGGAAATGATAGACATGTCGGGTTATGTCGCAGAAGAGAAGCTCGCGATTGCCAAGCAGTATTTAGTGCCGCAATCCATGAACAATTCTGGCCTCTCTAACACCCAAATTACTATCGACGACAGTGCCctcaattcattaattaaattctactgTCGTGAATCAGGTGTCAGAAACTTGCAGAAACACATAGAGAAGGTCCATCGAAAGGTGGCATTTAAAGTGGTTAAGAAAGAAGCAGAGAAGATTGATGTAACCGCAGAGAACTTGCATGACTTCGTAGGGAAACCTGTGTTCACTCATGACAGAATGTACGAAGTGACTCCTCCTGGGGTTGTGATGGGTCTAGCATGGACAGCGATGGGTGGTTCCACCCTGTTCATTGAAACAACAATCAGAAAACCTAGTCTGAAGAAGTCAGAAGGCACTTTCGAGGCCACTGGACATTTGGGTGATGTGATGAAAGAGTCCATTCAGATAGCAATGACAGTTGCAAGGAGATTTTTGAACGAAGTAGATCCCGGTAACACTTTCCTTTATGATTCTCATTTACATTTGCACGTGCCTGAAGGTGCCACGCCGAAGGATGGTCCTAGTGCTGGTATAACTATTGCGATAGCGTTCATATCGCTTGCTAAAAATAAACCGATCCGACAAAACATTGCCATGACTGGTGAACTCAGTCTCATGGGCAGGGTTCTACCTGTTGGTGGTATTAAGGAGAAAACGATTGCT GCAAAACGAGTCGGTGTAAATTGCGTGATCCTGCCAGAGGAAAATAAGAAGGATTTCAATGATTTACCAAAATATATTACGGATGGTCTCGAAGTTCATTTTGCCTCTACTTTCGCAGACGTGTACCACGTATGTTTCACAGAAGCGCAGGAATCCGAAGCTCTTGATTCCGACAACTCAGCAAATCTTAATATACCAACTTCGCGAGCTGCGCCGCTTCTGGGTAAAAGTGATAACCATACTGCCTAG